A genomic segment from Spinacia oleracea cultivar Varoflay chromosome 3, BTI_SOV_V1, whole genome shotgun sequence encodes:
- the LOC110778994 gene encoding uncharacterized protein, whose protein sequence is MGDMYKLIANMQKTAEIAQKNHDESIKELKNQNRMLENQVAQLADTLSQRQPGTLPGKPTPPQNRESANAITLRSGTKYDGPLMPIDDATLAEENTDGPEKAIDAEPQVPKVNNADDVGANKGKEKISDSLPIVPKLPFPHRMQKTKVDQQLGKFLAMVKNLEVTVPFTDLISQVPVYAKFLKEMITKKRDYGGVERVSLTEECASVSVMPLSVCNRLNMGKLKCTQITLQMADRSIKYPLGILEDVPVRVGKFYIHVDFVVLDMEEDSQIPIILGRPFLCTAGAVIDVKSGSLTLSVGDDTVTFNLINDVKSPMLENTCCRIDIVEEISLDNIPRMLYDDLLLATLTLKAKKGAGDCEIDSLISDLDGSEAEKVDGFEVLETVFSTSEPQVTKVELKPLPLQEKGVNIDPITSTLLKRVAMNFVRENK, encoded by the exons ATGGGTGATATGTATAAGCTCATTGCAAATATGCAAAAGACCGCAGAGATAGCTCAAAAGAACCATGATGAGAGCATCAAAGAGTTGAAGAATCAGAATAGAATGTTGGAGAATCAAGTTGCTCAACTTGCTGACACTCTATCTCAAAGGCAACCGGGTACACTACCAGGGAAACCTACTCCGCCCCAGAATAGAGAAAGTGCCAATGCTATCACTCTTAGAAGTGGCACTAAATATGATGGACCCCTGATGCCCATTGATGATGCAACTCTTGCTGAGGAGAACACAGATGGACCAGAGAAAGCAATTGATGCAGAGCCTCAAGTCCCAAAAGTTAATAATGCTGATGATGTTGGTGCAaataaggggaaagagaagattTCTGATTCTCTCCCTATTGTGCCTAAGTTACCTTTTCCTCACCGGATGCAGAAAACTAAGGTCGATCAACAACTTGGTAAGTTCTTGGCAATGGTCAAGAATCTTGAGGTAACGGTCCCTTTTACTGATTTAATATCTCAAGTTCCTGTTTATGCAAAATTTTTGAAAGAGATGATCACTAAGAAAAGGGATTATGGTGGTGTGGAGAGAGTCTCTCTAACCGAAGAGT gtgcaagtgtgtctgtcatgcccctTTCTGTCTGTAATAGGTTGAATATGGGGAAATTAAAATGCACACAAATCACGTTGCAAATGGCAGATCGTTCTATAAAGTATCCCTTGGGTATTTTGGAGGATGTTCCTGTCCGGGTGGGGAAATTCTACATTCATGTTGACTTTGTGGTACTAGATATGGAGGAGGATAGTCAAATCCCCATAATTTTGGGTAGGCCATTCTTATGTACTGCAGGTGCTGTTATTGATGTCAAGTCTGGGTCTCTTACTTTGAGTGTTGGTGATGATACTGTTACTTTTAATCTAATCAATGATGTGAAGTCTCCTATGCTTGAGAATACTTGTTGCAGGATTGATATTGTAGAAGAGATTTCTCTAGACAACATCCCTAGAATGTTGTATGATGATCTATTGCTGGCGACTCTTACCTTGAAGGCCAAGAAAGGAGCAGGAGATTGTGAGATTGATTCCTTGATCTCGGATCTAGATGGAAGTGAAGCTGAGAAGGTAGACGGTTTTGAGGTATTGGAAACTGTTTTCTCTACTTCCGAGCCACAGGTAACGAAGGTAGAACTAAAACCATTACCACTACAAGAAAAAGGTGTAAATATTGACCCAATTACATCGACGCTTTTAAAGAGGGTCGCAATGAATTTTGTACGCGAAAACAAGTAA
- the LOC110778995 gene encoding nucleobase-ascorbate transporter 3-like: protein MLGTTILITNSVVPLMGGNRGDKACVIQGMLFMSGINTLIQTLIGSRLPVVMGPSYVYLIPIMSIISSNNTGNYDSEHQRFFHNIRTIQGYLIVSFFVSIILVFNKAWGNFTKAL from the exons ATGCTTGGAACAACTATCTTGATCACCAACTCCGTTGTCCCTTTAATGGGCGGTAATCGT GGGGATAAAGCCTGTGTGATCCAAGGCATGCTCTTTATGTCGGGAATCAACACACTTATTCAAACCTTGATTGGGTCTAGACTCCCTGTGGTGATGGGTCCATCATATGTGTACCTCATACCCATTATGAGCATCATCAGTAGCAATAATACAGGAAATTATGATAGTGAACACCAG AGATTTTTTCACAATATAAGGACTATCCAAGGATATTTGATAGTTTCATTTTTTGTCAGCATCATTCTTGTATTTAACAAAGCATGGGGAAATTTCACGAAG GCTCTTTAG